The window CACACCGCCGCCAGGTTTTGCACCCGCTAGTTCATTTGCTTCCCTCACGCTCCCTCTCCTCTcctttccaatatttttattgcAAGCTACCTTGTAACCACCTCTCTTTTCCTGTCTTTCCTCATAACTACCTCTCTTTTTCTGTAAGCTCAGTTGCCATAGATACATCTATGGCTATGGACTTGGTTTCTGGCTTTGATGCCAAACTCCACGACCCGGTCAACCTCTTGCATGGCATTAAGCCTGCCGCCGACACCCAATTGCTGGTAACCAGGTTCCCTGATTCTGGGCTATTTTTGAAGGTTGTGGGTCGTTCCCTGATGATTTCGTTAGTCATTTTGTCAATTCCTTTGCTCGGGTCAATTTTGGGAGGATCCTCCCCGTCTGAACCCGATTCAACCAACATCCAGCTGTTGCCGGTTCTGTTTCATGATTTGATGAATGAAGGACTCCTTAAAATGGGAGATAAATCCCTCTTCGTGAGTGGCGCTTCTGACCAAGCAGCATATGAGTCTCGTGTCATCAGTGACAACAAAATGGATCTAATCTCTGTTTCAGATTTCGAGAGACAAAGCTCCATCCCAGAAGCCACCGTCGACTTCGCCTTCGTGCATGACTTCAGCGCCACTGCAACCTTCATTGACCGAACCCTCAAGATTGGCGGCATCGCAGTTGTTCAACTGAGCAATGACGCGTCAGTTGCGTTCGATAAGCCATCGAATTACAGAATCGTCTACCTCCGGCGATTCGATTCCACCGTGGTGGCTATGAGGAAAACCGACCACACCCAGACAAATTCCCGGACTCAAAGGCGACTCTGCGGGCTCTCATCAGAAGCAAAGAAAGCAGCATTGAAGAACCTGGAGGACGTTCTCCTCGAACCACCGCGAGCAGCTTCAAGGAAGTCGAGCAGTTACCTGAAGCGGACCAAGTACCTGCCGGACTTAACTGGCGACTCCCTTGAGAGCTACCCACGTCGGGTTTTCATCCACGTGGGCCCGCCGGAGACAGATGAGGGCAAAAACGTGAGGTGGTTCGCGAGCCACTATCCGACCAGGAACCGTGATTTTGAGATGTATAAGATAGAGACAACGACGGAAGAATCAAAAGGGAAGGAGGAAGCGGAGCTGGGGATGTCAGAGTGGCTGAGGAAGAACGTGAAGGAGGAGGAGTACGTGGTTATGAAGGCAGAAGCAGAAGTAGTAGAAGAGATGGTGAAGAGCAAAGCGATAGGATTGGTGGACGAGCTGTTCTTGGAATGTAAACCTCAATCGCTCAACAACAGGAAGAGCAACACGGGGGGGAGGGCTTACTGGGAGTGCTTGGCTCTCTACGGACAGCTCAGGGATGAAGGTGTCGCTGTCCACCAGTGGTGGAGCTAAACTCTTAATTAATGAGTATAACTCCTCTTTATTAGTATAATTTTCTCAGGAAAAACAAAACACAGACTGAGAGGAGACAAACCTACAGTGTTAAGACTTAAATACACCAACCAATACCTTCAAGAGAGTGAAAGATTACTACGTCGGATTAATTGTGTCTTTTCCCTTTTAAGTTCATTGTGGGATTTTATTAAGTGATGAGAATGAGGAGGGGGTGCCAAAAGAGGAGTGCTTTTCCTcttattaatatttgttttatatcataGTGTTTATTTGTCCGATGCTTAGGATATTTATGTAGAAAGGATCTTTGAATCTTAATCTTTGATTTACTCAGGATGGATTGTTGGAGC is drawn from Vitis riparia cultivar Riparia Gloire de Montpellier isolate 1030 chromosome 18, EGFV_Vit.rip_1.0, whole genome shotgun sequence and contains these coding sequences:
- the LOC117907559 gene encoding uncharacterized protein LOC117907559 — protein: MAMDLVSGFDAKLHDPVNLLHGIKPAADTQLLVTRFPDSGLFLKVVGRSLMISLVILSIPLLGSILGGSSPSEPDSTNIQLLPVLFHDLMNEGLLKMGDKSLFVSGASDQAAYESRVISDNKMDLISVSDFERQSSIPEATVDFAFVHDFSATATFIDRTLKIGGIAVVQLSNDASVAFDKPSNYRIVYLRRFDSTVVAMRKTDHTQTNSRTQRRLCGLSSEAKKAALKNLEDVLLEPPRAASRKSSSYLKRTKYLPDLTGDSLESYPRRVFIHVGPPETDEGKNVRWFASHYPTRNRDFEMYKIETTTEESKGKEEAELGMSEWLRKNVKEEEYVVMKAEAEVVEEMVKSKAIGLVDELFLECKPQSLNNRKSNTGGRAYWECLALYGQLRDEGVAVHQWWS